From Brassica rapa cultivar Chiifu-401-42 chromosome A06, CAAS_Brap_v3.01, whole genome shotgun sequence:
ACTATGGACCTTttcaaatttagtaaatataGAATTTACGCCAACAGGGTGGTCAGTGTTTTCAACAAACACTAAAATAAAGCGTTTttcaacagttttttttttggcaacaacaccaacaacaaaaaaaaaaatctctaaacaTGGAACTAATTCAAACATGTGTTTAGAATCTCTTATTGGTAGTAGTTTATATGGGTCTTGTCGCTTTCAGATTGAGTTTACGAAACCGTTTTAAAGGACTTTTAGTTTCAGTTTTATTTGTTATATCTGAGAACAAATTCTCTTAAAAATTGTAATTGGACAGTTTTTTACATTACTTGTATTAACCAGTTTTATTTGTGCCTCAATTTATCTGAAGTCAATCTTGGGTTTTGACAGAAATTTCCTTGTCAATTACAATCTACAAATTTGTGACACAACTTGTAATTGACTGGGgacaaaacaaattataaactATGGATTTTTGTGGAATCCTAAACGAtcaatagaaagaaaaaaaatttgattatatGTCACCATGAGAAATTTATGACAGATTGCAAACTCATATATGTTACAATCAACCGGtcacataattttttaaaaatttggggGACCAAATTCAATGACAGAAAATAACAAAGATACACAAGTTGTTTTGAACATCAAAACCTATTTTGTTCACTGAAAACTTTTAGTTGAAATGCAATTTTGGCAACCTTAAACAATTATTTAcctttaaaaactttcaaaatctttaaaataagtaaaaaaaaaaatttttgttgGATAAATACATTGTAgaaatctattatttatttacatttttttataaatatagataCATATGAAAACTGGAAATTTTAGTCAGGTTGGAAACAATTAAGCCCAATTAAAAACGCTAAGTTTTAGCTGATCTCCTAGTGAGCTCATTTACGAGCCCAATAACAGGCCCAACCAAATATAACAGGCTAGTAGCATATGGCTACGAATATTTTGTACAGAAAGACCAAAAACACCCTTCGCGCATCTCGAGAGCTCGTCACAACGGCCGGTGTAAATACCATGTGCTCTCAAGGGTATTTCCGGAAAACAAGTTTGAAACTCCCAATGCTCTGTTTTCTCTCTGTCATTACCCTTTTCCGCCATTTCACATTATCATATTCTCTCTACACAACTTGTACTCTCCTTCCTCGCCTCTCTCACTGTCTCTTCCTCATCGAAcgcttactctctctctctctctcctctcgaGCCTTTGACCCAGAGAGACAGTATAGTTGGTACAATAAACAGACAGATCTAGTTTTGGTGAGtgtgtttattattattatcattattttctCTCCAATCAAAGTGTTGTTGGTAACTCTCATGTGGGTTTCTGGTGGATGATTCGTTTCTATTATTAAgttcttattttcttttctgtaaatttattattattacaatGTAAGCTTCATGCCGCTTGCAGTGGGCCTAATCACACCATTGTTGTTAGCTAATAAcaataatttctattttttttattgtttttctgttcatatatatatatatacattctcAAAAAGGGTTTAAGTACTTACTTCTTTTCagcaaaaaacaagaaaaaagttttgattttctCATTTGAGTTGTATGTTCTTTCCTTGTTCTTGAGTTTGCTTTGTAATTTAGTTTAGTCTGCACGGTTTTAAGCAGAGGTTGAGTTTGGTCTGATTCTCAAGTTTCTTTTCTTCAGATTTACTCTTATGTTGAAGTGAGAAAGagaaagtagaagaagaagagaagcttTGAACTTTGGCAAGGTACAACCTTTGactttatttatatgtttgtctGTGTGATTAAACTTTGCTTCTGGATAATTTTCAAACTTTGATTGTAAAATCTGAACCACACTGGTTGTGTTCAAATCTTCAGCTCTCATTAAGACTCTGCTTAAGGGTTTGTAGATGAGAAATGACTTAAGGGTCTGTTTGGTTAGGGACATAGCCTGTTGCTAGTGCGTTTTGAGTCTGAAACCACAATAAAGAGATAGGTTTTGTGGGTCTTGTCTCTGATTTGTATTAAATGTGTTTGGTGGGGTTTTGTAAGGCTTTAAGGTTGTCCTGTTGTTTCAAAATggttaaaaatcaatttttttaccCATGCATTTGCTTTTAAGGTTTCACTATAGTGTGtgtataatatataattgtacTGGTAAATACAGATTTGTTTGGTTATTTCAATGTTTCTTTTCAGAGAGATGGATTTTTATTCTGCATTAGTCATGTGTTTTTTGCAGAGATTATGTGGGTGCaatcttttattatatatatatatatttttttttccctgTAGCAGCACATTTTGACTAAAAAGTCCCACAGATTAAAATATAGCATTTTCCATTTTCTGAGCATGAACCATGAAGTCTTCACAACTCTTGCTGAATATTTTAATGCAGGATCCATTGTATTACTATATGCATGTATATGTTATAGATCTCTCTTTTgttaaatagatattttatgAGGGAAACATCCTTTTACTTTGAGTTTTTTTCAATATAGTTCTTCACATAAAGCAAGTCCTATTTGGAGAATATTTCATAAAGAAGCTTGTGGCCCTCCATTAACGGTCCTTGATCCAAGTATTAAAGcttgtttctctttttcttttatgcATCAAAACATTCATCATtacaagttctttttaattCCCTTTTGTGGTGTTTTCTTGTCTTGATTGTTGTTACTGTGTTCTTGACACTATTGTCTCTTTACTAAGCTTTTCTCTGTGATTGATCCACAGATGGAGACTGTGAGGCCAGTGGTTGTTGCTCCCAAGGGTAAATTCAGACGCACGTTTGCTAAAGTTCTCAACATCCATAAGCTAACGGGTGTTGCTCCAGAAGAGGAAATGAAGAAGACAAACAATGTTAAGTTGTCTGAGTCTTTCTACAAGCTTGAGGAAGAGTATGAGAGAACTCTGACATTAGAAGCTCTTCTTGCTAAGCTCTTCGCTACGGTCTCATCCATCAAAGCTGGTTACGCTCAGCTGCAGCATTCTCAGTCTCCTTATGACGCAATTGGGATTCAAAAAGCAGACAACTTGGTGGTCTCCGAGCTGAAGACTTTGTCTGAGCTGAAACAATGTTTCTTGAAGAAACAAATCGATCCGAACCCGGAAAGGACTCTAGTTCTCGCTGAGATTCAAGAGCTGAGGAGTTTGTTGAAGACGTATGAGATAATGGGGAAGAAGCTTGAGTCTCAGTACAAGCTCAAAGACTCTGAAACTCTGTTTCTGAGAGAGAAGCTTGAGGATCTGACGAAACAGAACAAGTTAACAGAGAAGAGGCTTAACCAAAGCGGACAACTTTGCAACCCTTTAGAGAATCTTCACCTCTCTGCGCTGAATCCAACGCACTTCGTTGCTTATCTGCAACACACAGTCAAATCCACGAGAGGATTCGTCAGGCTTATGATAGAACAGATGAAGCTCGCTAAATGGGATATCTCAATGGCTGTGAACTCAATCCAGCCCGGTGTGTTTTATTACAAGCAAGACCACAAGTGTTTCGCTTTCGAACACTTTGTGTCCAACGTAATGTTCGAAGCTTTCCATCTACCATACTTCTCAACCGCAAGAAGCTTCAAGAAGATGGAGAAACAGAGCAAAACAGAGGAGAAACAGAGCAGAACAGAGGAGAGGGAAGTGTTTTTTGAGAGGTTTACAGAGCTCAAGTCGATGAAAGCTAAAGATTACTTGAAAGCAAGGCCTAAATCAAGATTCGCTAGGTTCTGCAGGATCAAGTTCTTGCAGCTCATACATCCCAAGATGGAGGAAGCTCTCTTCGGACATCTGCATTTGAGGAACCAGGTCTCTGCTGGTGAGTTCCCTGAGACGAGCTTGTGCTCTGGGTTTCTTGAAATGGCGAAAAGGGTTTGGCTTCTGCATTGCTTAGCTTTCTCTTTTGAGCGTGAAGCTGAGATCTTTCGAGTGCCCAAAGGTTGTAGATTCTCTGAAGTGTACATGAGAAGTGTTGCAGAGGAAGGGTTGGAGGAGGCAGAGCCACGTGTTGCGTTCACGGTGGTTCCAGGGTTTAAGATTGGTAAAACTTCGATACAGTGTGAGGTCTATCTCTCGGACGGTGGTGGTCCTCAAGGGTGATTTGAAAATTTCGGAAAGTTATGGGGTTAATTTGGAAGATAGGAAAAGTTGTGGGCCTTTTGGTTGAAGTAGCGAAGTAGTGTGGTgttgttgtaatgtttcttgtgtcttttgagtttttgtcgATATTAGTTCAGAGAAACACAGAGGTATCTCTTAGCTGTTGTCCATTGAATATTTATCTACTTTTctatataatatgtaaatattttattatttatataagtaTTGTTTagctttttatatataatatgttaatattttatGGTTTACAATATGCATTGTTTAGTCTACTAATAATGATGACAACGTAATATTGGAATGTTGGATTTGTAATATTGTGAAATATTCTAGTTGTCCAAAAGATGGAATTACattaatatttgatttgtttgCTACAtacagatttttatttataatatataataacatttgCATAAGCGTCGGattatttatttaatgtatTGCTGGTCTACGAACGATCCAGCATAATGTCTCCCTGTCTCGTATGCTCTCACATGCATCGACCACCAACTTTTCTATACAGTGTGAAACGATCCTTGTTTATCTGCTAAGATTTTTGGGAGTTTTGTACAATTTTAGGTTTAAAAGTTGGTTAAGGTACTTCTGCTGACTAATTATCAGAGaaattatagtaaaaaaaaaggttatcaGAGAAATTAACTAGCTAAGTATGTGAACACGACGGAAACATTGACGCATAACGCGTtgttcaaagattttttttgggtCATTTGATCGTACGTTTTTAATAGGTTTAGATAAGATATTTCGACCAGTAATTAAATATTGACGAAGCTTATAAATTGAACAAACGCGTCAATATTTTGTGGAATACCACAAAGGCGGTGCTATCAGAATTCATCGAAAGAATAATATTGTTATTAtatgtttcataattttatagGTATTGGTATTTGATATtcgtttattatatatttctttttaactttAGTCAATTTCGAGATTAATGAGAAAGATTCCTCCTCAGTGCCAAGAATCAAAAAATCAATTGAGCAAATCTTGCAAACTGGTTTCATGGTTGGTTTGTCTCTAAAtcctcttttaaaattttaacgtTTTGGTGGTGCTTACTAGCatttaatatttacttatttagtaactataattataaaaaaaattgagaaattttacatttataataatgtactaggtgttttgcccgcacttgcgggcttaataattttataaaattttgtaaagaaatatattatcaattcaaaaaatttgaataagttattttcatgtttttaaatatttaataattaatttaatattaaattttctatatgcgctaaagttttttattttaataaaatatctattattatgtaaaataatcctcaaaatatttatatatacataaaaatatacataaaactatatacatgaatttatatttattttaatataatatagtaaAAGATAGAAGATTTAtggggttttaacgttaaaacctttcaactaaattttttttatattgacgtgtaataaaaattatttaaaattatttattaaaattaataattgagtataaaatatgactaatattttttgagaattcggccaaaaaaaacctcaactttacacgaattgccaaaacaaacatgaattttggggctggccaaaaaaacaccaaactttcattgactttagaattaattaacaatgttttcgctgacttgccaatttagcacgccgtcaacaaatttaacagaaatatttgacgtcgtttattgttgacgttaagtaaaacgacgtcgttttacacgatttgaaaataaaaatatgtaaacccctggattcgaacccaggttggttggtcaaatgggaaggtattttaccactgggctactggcactttcaatgtacttactaacatgtttacatttatttggtacatattaaatataaaaaattctctaaaaacttaataagatcattaaaattccaaaaaattaaaaaataaagaagatttttataaaattaatttagaaataaaaattaaaaataagattttatttttctttctaaaaaattaaaacgaactttaaattccaaaaaattgaaaaaattaaagaaattttttataacataaattttgaaattaaaattgaaaataaaattttatttttctttaaaaaaataaaaaattattttcctttaaaaaaaataaaaaaaacttccaaaaatttcataaaattaattttgaattaaaattaaatatttgtttttctttaaaaatcaaaaaaattccaaaattttcatttttttaaaaaaaatccaaatttttaaaaattataataaaatgcaaaaaattaaagttagaattatcaactttttatgtgtgtataattaatttcaacttttagcaaatgtattaaaaaaattgaaaattttggaagatttttatttttttgaaaataaaaaataaaattttattttctattttaatttcaaaattaattttataaaaaatttctttattttttcaattttttgaaattttaaagatctttttaagtttttagaaaattttggaagagtttttattttttaaaagaaaaataaaatcttattttaattttaatttctaaattaattttataaaaatcttctttattttttaatttttggaattttaaagatcttattaagtttttagagaattttttatatttaatatgtactaaataaaaataaacatgttagtaagtacattgaaagtgccagtagcccagtggtaaaatacaTTCCCATTTAACCAACCAATCTGGGTTCGAATAcaggggtttacatatttttaatttcaaatcgtgtaaaacgacgtcgtttcatctcatttgaaaacgacgtcgttttacttaacgtcaacaataaacgacgtcaaatatttctgttaaatttgttgacggcgtgctaaattggcaaatCAGCgaaaatattgttaattaattctaaagtcaatgaaagtttggtgtttttttggccagccccaaagttcaagtttgttttggcaattcgtgtaaagttgaggttttttttggccgaattcccaatattttttgaataatattaagttatatgttttctctgtgtttttagttttaattttttagtatttaaatttttattaaaatatgttttcggataacaacataaaatttataggaattatcttttattttaaaatatatctttcataattttttaaaagttttttgtacactatattcattatactaaaataaatcttaaaataacttaatattttatttttaattataaattaaaaaattttgattattatttaataatataatttacgttttaactttttactaaaatactttttcagataacaatacaatatatatatagaaattatctgtttttaattatatttttagattttggataattcaatattttattttagttatataattaagaattttatttgattaatatttatagttatataattcatgtttttaactttttatatataattcatgtttttaactttttactaaaagacttttttcatataacaatacaatatatacagaaattatctttttttaaaattatattttcagattttggataattcttactattattaattttaatcaattatctaatcaaataaattaaaatttcgtttttattttttaatttagttatacattttattcattaagggtataaacgatattaaccactctaacttttaacgtgagagcttgattccaaaaatttacttcgcaaataatttatttgattaatatttaattatataatttatgttttaactttttactaaaataatttttagataacaatacaatatatatatagaaattatctttttttaattatatttttagattttggataattcaatattttattttagttatataattaagatttttttattaatatttagttatataattcatgtttttaactttttatatataattcatgcTTCTAACTTTTTACCAAAtgattttttcagataacaatacaaatatacagaaattatctcgttttaaaatatattttcagattttggataattcttactattattaattttaatcaattatctaatcaaataaattaaaatttcgttttgattttttaacttagttatacattttattcattaagggtataaacgatattaaccactctaacttttaacgtgagagctcgattttatttaattaatatttagttatataattcatgtttttaactttttatatataattcatgcTTCTAACTTTTTACCAAAtgattttttcagataacaaaacaaatatacagaaattatctcgttttaaaatatattagattttgacccgtgcaaccgcacgggtgtttgttttcacttttctatacataaattattgttttagaacataagtggtttatatttttaatgttaatcatataattaaatatttatataactatttcaaatacaataattttataatttatatgttataattaattaattgtttaaaccttatgtatttgtcaattcttattatatatttatcttattgtatttgtatttagttattaagcaaattaacatattcatgagaaaatatatttaaaaaatattttgtatttaatttatgctaaattctgacccgtatttcaaaactgaatttctttttatcaatatttttatgcttattcattttagataatttattattgtatatataaaagtgtaagctatgttaatttttagacatgtattatatagtttgttaattttaagccgctctatcatcatattatattttaaataaatagtttatatttataaaaataaaatttataaattatcaattgaatataattttatcatatttattttagtagaataattatattttaacatgatcatgactataaaagtagacaaaataggatataatttatttattttcatttctaaacgataacttaaaatacattaagttattgtttaaatattacacagatttattagaatttttaaaatataatatataaatatatattatatttaaatgaaaatatattatgattaaagtagttacaaaatttttatattattaactttaaagaaatacatgttaatttttatacatgtattatatagtttgataatgttaacccattttaccaacatattagattttatttttgaacataaatatttttataattacgaaaataaaatatataaatatataaatttaatacaattttattatatttagctcaatataatcattttaattaatatgattgattatgattatataataactaaaatattatagatttttttatttttcattttatataactgaatatattaatgtataataatattttaaacttatttcaaaattagtgaaaatatttaaatataatttcgaaaatgaagatcttgtaaaaatctttttaaacagatttgttagaattttaaaataaatatatttatatttaaaatgaaaagatatcaaaagatactatgattaaaatattttaaaaattatatttattattaatctgaattaaaatatagtatgactttctatgaataggtccattaggtccatttttaaaaaaatcacacatgaatcaaggttgtgacttctgttttaatatataagatttttcagattttggataattcttactattattaattttaatcaattatctaatcaaataaattaaaatttcgttttgattttttaacttagttatacattttattcattaagggtataaacgatattaaccactctaacttttaacgtgagagctcgattctaaaaatttacttcgcaaataataagggtataaacgatattaaccactctaacttttaacgtgagagctcgattttttttttattaatatttagttatataattcatgtttttaactttttatatataattcatgcTTCTAACTTTTTACCAAAtgattttttcagataacaaaacaaatatacagaaattatctcgttttaaaatatattttcagattttggataattcttactattattaattttaatcaattatctaatcaaataaattaaaatttcgttttgattttttaacttagttatacattttattcattaagggtataaacgatattaaccactctaacttttaacgtgagagctcgattctaaaaatttacttcgcaaataataaaggtataaacgatattaaccactctaacttttaacgtgagagctcgattttttatttattaatatttagttatataattcatgtttttaactttttatatataattcatgcTTCTAACTTTTTACCAAAtgattttttcagataacaatacaaatatacagaaattatctcgttttaaaatatattttcagattttggataattcttactattattaattttaatcaattatctaatcaaataaattaaaatttcgttttgattttttaacttagttatatattttattcattaagggtataaacgatattaaccactctaacttttaacgtgagagctcgattctaaaaatttacttcgcaaataatagtatagatatcagCTCTCCGGTgtataaataacaaattttcGTAAACAAACTAATAGACCTTTCATAAATTAAAACCTAAGTTTTTATATGAAAACATAGCTAGCTTTATACCCAAGCTTTCTTCTTAGTAACGACAAGAAGACAGACAATATGCTGCTAATATCCGATCTTCCAAGCGATCTGGAAGCGGAGGGTTCCATCAAAATCTTTAGCTAAGTTGAAAACTACATGCAAACGATGGTACACTTTATTCAGAGATTGGAGGTTCGTAGAAAAGAACAAGAAGTTAATTTGACATGGAGGTGTGACTTTGTATTGGCAGTGGATTTTGATAAATTTGACATGCCAGTTGTGGTGAATTTGGCAAGTTTCTTGTTGGACAAGGAGAATAAAATGGCATTGTGTTGTGATCTAGGAGGATTAATGGAAGGTGAAGTTAGAACCAGAATCTATATTGTTGGAGAGGGTATGCATAAAAGAGTTAATAACGATACTATAATGGCATCTCATGGCAACTGGCCACTTGTTCTtacttatattttcattttgaaaaaatacgagatgcaatatttttttttttttgaacacattaATGTAATAGTTAGATTTGCtttttaacatattaaaattcattcACAATACGAAGAAAACATGTTAAACATCCACACCGCCAATAGAAAAGACCGGGTGCAATAGCTTGGTTTGTTTTCAACATATtgaaattcattaaaaaaacacaTGTTAAACATCCACACCCCTAACAAacattttccaaaataaaaatacatcatttagttaataataatagttttagtataatctaaatattttcacaaattttaaattttgctaAAAGTGTTATAATTAactaaacaatatattttcattttgaaaaagGACTAGATGCAATAGTTAGGTTTGTTTTTTTAACATATTGAAATTCATTCACAATACGAAGAAAACATGTTAAACATCCACACCGCCAACGAAAAAGACCGGGTGCAATAGCTTGGTTTGTTTTCAACATATTGAAATTCATTCACAATACAAAAAAAGCATGTTAAACACTCGCCTCTAACGAactttttccaaaataaaaatacattgttTAGTCAATAACAATAG
This genomic window contains:
- the LOC103871133 gene encoding protein GRAVITROPIC IN THE LIGHT 1, which codes for METVRPVVVAPKGKFRRTFAKVLNIHKLTGVAPEEEMKKTNNVKLSESFYKLEEEYERTLTLEALLAKLFATVSSIKAGYAQLQHSQSPYDAIGIQKADNLVVSELKTLSELKQCFLKKQIDPNPERTLVLAEIQELRSLLKTYEIMGKKLESQYKLKDSETLFLREKLEDLTKQNKLTEKRLNQSGQLCNPLENLHLSALNPTHFVAYLQHTVKSTRGFVRLMIEQMKLAKWDISMAVNSIQPGVFYYKQDHKCFAFEHFVSNVMFEAFHLPYFSTARSFKKMEKQSKTEEKQSRTEEREVFFERFTELKSMKAKDYLKARPKSRFARFCRIKFLQLIHPKMEEALFGHLHLRNQVSAGEFPETSLCSGFLEMAKRVWLLHCLAFSFEREAEIFRVPKGCRFSEVYMRSVAEEGLEEAEPRVAFTVVPGFKIGKTSIQCEVYLSDGGGPQG